In Leptolyngbyaceae cyanobacterium, the genomic stretch TTTGGGCGACAAAAATATTGGTTTAGATAATTAATTTTTTCTTTATCACAAAATTAGCGCAAACACAAGAATTATTTATAATTCGTTAAACATTGGGTTCATCTGGTGAAATTAGAGACAAAGCGCGATCGATCGTTTCTTCTTTATTTACTAATTTCTCTAATTCTTCTGTTTCATACCGTCCTTCTTCTACTTCCAAAGAAGCGCGATCGATCGCTTGTGGGTAAGCTTCTTCTAAGGTGGTGCGTAATTCTTCTATTGTTAGATAATAACCACCTGCCTTACGTCGCTTATTCTTTCGCTGAATTTCCCGAACTGAATTGCGAATTGAAACATCCCACGATCGAGTTGTACGATTTTCGGCTTGCTGCTTAATCAAATGTAGTAACAGAATAATACTGTAGCTACTAATATTATTAATTTTATCATCTTTGCTCATTTCTTCCAATTCTTCCACAATTGCTAAAGAAGCTTTGATATCGCCTTTAAGTAGCAATTCTTTCAATTCCAGTATTTCTTCCATAGTGGCATTTTCAGATGCGATTGTATGTATTGTAGCTGAAGGTTTTAGGCTGATGGTAAGATGAGAGATAAAGCGCGATCGATTATTTCCTCCTTGTTAACCAGTCTTTCTAATTCTTCAGGTTCGTAACGTCCTTCTTCTACTTCTAAAGAAGCTTTGTTAATCGCTACTTGGTAAGCAGATTCCAGAACTTCGCGTAACTCTTCTGGCGGTAAATAAAAACCTGCGGATTTCGGTCGCTTATTTTCATCCTGAATTTCTAAAATAGAATTACGAATTGAGATATCCCACGATCGAGTTGTCCGATTTTCAGCTTGTTGCTTAATTAAATGTAACAACAAAATTATTGCATAGCTACGAATTGCTTTAATAATATCTTTTTTGCTCATTTCTTCCAATTCTTCCACAATTGCTAAGGAAGCTTTGATATCGCCTTTGAGTAGTAATTCTTTCAGTTCCAGTATTTCTTCCATAGTCGCCAATTCCTCACTTATTTTTATAACAGATATGAAATTTGCTACGCTTTCTTTAACAATTAAATCATTTTCTGTTGGTTCAAGGTAAAGTTCAATTGCTTCTTGGATATTTGCTAATGATTCTTCAATAGTTTCTCCCTCACTAATACAACCAGGAAGTGAGGGAAGATAGACAGTGTACCCGCCTTCATCACAGGGTTCTAATACAACTTTTAAATTCATGGTTATCTTGGCTATAAAAACTGTTTTATTTTAACACGCTTTATAGTAAAACAATAATCTCTACTTGGGAAAAATTACCGTGAAGGAATTACCAAATGAAAAGAGACAATCTGAAATTCTTAAAGAGATTGAAATTGCCGAACAGAAAGCTAGAAAAATGGCAGAGTTTGCTGATAAAATAGCGATAAAGTGGGAAAAAAAAATGGCTGAAAAACGTGCAGTAAAACAAAAAGTCGGTGAATCAAATTAAAATTAGGTACGTAGTTGCGCTTCAGCACTAAATCTGGCGCTAAAGCGTAATTACGTACCTAGATGAATTAGAACTGTAAAACGATAACAGAGATTACAAACTATAAAAATAAGGATATAATTCCGACTCTGGAATATATTTGCTTGCTTGTCTGAAAATTGCTTTACAAGTTCCCGTATCTAACTCTGCATGATTAGGTATTGTAAGAGTTTCCTTTCCCGCAATTCCTTGGCGACGCAATTTGATGTGACTCCCTTTTTGGCTGTGTATCTGAAAGCCAAAATTAGCAAAAATATCAACTACTTCTGTACCCGATAATCTTTTCAATCTAGGCATATTCTGGCTGCAATTCAAAAGTTAATATAATTGTCGGTTTAGCCACTAATCCAAATTCAGCGGGATCTTCATCTTGCAAATGGAGAGTAACAGCTTCAACGATATTTTTTGCCACTTCATCTAATGTTTCTCCCTGCGTTACTACAGAGATTTCTAGGCACTCGGCTACATAACCTTTTTGTTCGCCTAGACGGATAAAAGCATTTATGTTTTGTCGGAGTTTCATTGTTCTGTTGATTCAACGTAAAATTCAATTTTTTCTTGAATATTTGCTTATTTTAGCATTATTTATAGTATATTTATAATAATATATTAATAATATAGAGCTTAATCAGGAGCAAACCTTGAGCCGATCGCAACTTTGTAATGATTCAAAAATTTTTAGTCCATTTTAATGGACTTGGGCTATTAGCCTGCGAATTGATTCGCAGGCGGGCTAAAAGCGTAGGTGCAAGAGATCGGTTAATAGATGTGAAGCCTAATGTCTCAGCAATATTCAATCGAACAAATAGCCGTAAACCTCAATAAAATTATTCAGGAAGCCGAACAAGGTGAACCCATCGAAATTACACGGTAAGGTGAACAAGTTGCCGTGATTCTTTCCACTACAGAATACAAACGATTGTTGA encodes the following:
- a CDS encoding type II toxin-antitoxin system HicA family toxin, producing the protein MPRLKRLSGTEVVDIFANFGFQIHSQKGSHIKLRRQGIAGKETLTIPNHAELDTGTCKAIFRQASKYIPESELYPYFYSL
- a CDS encoding DUF29 family protein, whose amino-acid sequence is MNLKVVLEPCDEGGYTVYLPSLPGCISEGETIEESLANIQEAIELYLEPTENDLIVKESVANFISVIKISEELATMEEILELKELLLKGDIKASLAIVEELEEMSKKDIIKAIRSYAIILLLHLIKQQAENRTTRSWDISIRNSILEIQDENKRPKSAGFYLPPEELREVLESAYQVAINKASLEVEEGRYEPEELERLVNKEEIIDRALSLILPSA
- a CDS encoding DUF29 family protein; protein product: MEEILELKELLLKGDIKASLAIVEELEEMSKDDKINNISSYSIILLLHLIKQQAENRTTRSWDVSIRNSVREIQRKNKRRKAGGYYLTIEELRTTLEEAYPQAIDRASLEVEEGRYETEELEKLVNKEETIDRALSLISPDEPNV